In Haematobia irritans isolate KBUSLIRL chromosome 1, ASM5000362v1, whole genome shotgun sequence, a genomic segment contains:
- the LOC142219843 gene encoding uncharacterized protein LOC142219843 produces MAVSTHKTNNIINCSGCHLPFNFNNSVPKSLPCKHWFCLACLEDMIGKSDDFAHFECVNCHQTIDIEGLNKTLEILPTNEENIESEICTSNTANNLLLRSSSISSDNSLGCTLFYNGNGSSSQSNNGHLNLMSGNGGGVCNSNRSGENSLNISHYEQMCPGENCIVHGMPNTLWCSSCDVAICRGCNSGPEHVDHLVQSQQEAKDLYQNRIHQDIAKLQNSLGDIEQLQRIQREFLLQILEGCCALKSHLENELAQQSQSMQIDNMRETLKMLTIHMEMMPENNPQDFLKLSSVVNEEKQKFHVKHRDMMRQFQLSEMISTHERIFDFSTMQQLLQKFDQRAGDITSPNMGNFKNYHHHNHHQSIPNNPMLHLTNYCIFHLYVRYTKQKQQFFENQLWRYQQYQEQIIANFKNHQKSVVVTTTTTPPTTTSMQTMTATSSSSTAYHAANMNTHTNLNGNTNHNSSSSGSSSSIIAGYEQLQFNKRKTYAEIANNSTSTSKSYDSNNDAFDLFNGPLTNSQYKQLEDVGKCIDLLLLNPISNDNNHIYYFDFERNGEFLGRVLIKVYASYAPKMSYNFHALCTHEKGVGYRGCKVFKCYPNQSIITGDIEQNNGYGSRSIYEEPQFVPDDTKIPPFIGAVGMRRAKKIYDSQCLVGSQFRIILKVRPFSAIFGRVIEGLEVVWNISQTQIQNEKNNSAGGNSGAGGGGGGGNTSINVAQCGVYEFVKRNLSGGL; encoded by the coding sequence ATGGCTGTGTCAACACATAAAACCAACAACATTATCAACTGTAGTGGTTGCCATTTGCCCTTTAACTTCAATAACTCCGTACCAAAATCAttgccatgcaaacattggttctGTTTGGCCTGTTTGGAGGACATGATTGGAAAAAGTGATGACTTTGCCCATTTTGAGTGTGTCAACTGCCATCAAACCATCGATATTGAAGGCTTAAATAAGactttggaaattttgccaacaaatgAAGAGAATATTGAATCTGAAATATGCACTTCGAACACCGCCAATAATCTACTACTACGATCATCTTCAATATCCTCGGATAATTCGTTAGGTTGTACTCTTTTCTATAATGGTAATGGCAGTAGCTCACAAAGTAACAATGGTCATTTGAATCTAATGAGTGGCAATGGTGGAGGCGTATGCAATTCCAATAGATCTGGTGAAAATTCGTTGAATATTTCCCATTATGAACAAATGTGTCCAGGGGAAAATTGTATTGTTCATGGCATGCCAAATACCTTATGGTGTAGCAGTTGTGATGTGGCCATATGTAGGGGTTGTAATTCGGGTCCTGAGCATGTCGATCATTTGGTCCAAAGTCAACAGGAGGCCAAAGATTTATATCAAAATAGAATTCATCAAGATAtagcaaaattgcaaaattcttTGGGCGATATTGAGCAATTGCAGAGAATACAACGAGAATTTCTGTTACAAATTCTAGAGGGCTGTTGTGCTTTGAAATCTCATTTGGAAAATGAATTGGCCCAACAATCCCAGTCCATGCAAATCGATAATATGAGAGAGACTTTGAAAATGCTAACAATTCATATGGAAATGATGCCAGAGAATAATCCTCAGGATTTTCTCAAACTCAGCAGTGTGGTCAATGAGGAAAAGCAAAAATTCCATGTCAAACATCGAGATATGATGCGTCAATTTCAACTCAGTGAAATGATTAGCACACATGAGAGGatatttgatttttcaacaATGCAACAATTATTGCAGAAATTCGATCAACGTGCAGGGGATATAACTTCGCCAAATATGGGCAATTTCAAGAATTACCATCACCACAACCACCATCAATCTATTCCCAATAATCCAATGTTGCATTTGACCAACTATTGCATATTTCATTTGTATGTTCGCTATaccaaacaaaagcaacaattttttgaaaatcaattaTGGCGTTACCAACAATATCAAGAGCAAATTATTGCCAAttttaaaaatcatcaaaaatcgGTAGTagtgacaacaacaacaacaccgccAACAACGACGTCAATGCAAACGATGACTGCGACGTCATCGTCATCCACAGCCTATCATGCTGCCAATATGAATACGCACACAAATCTCAACGGAAATACGAATCACAACTCCTCTTCCTCGGGCTCCTCATCATCCATCATCGCAGGCTATGAGCAGTTACAATTCAATAAGCGTAAAACCTATGCCGAAATAGCCAATAACAGCACATCCACATCCAAGTCCTATGATTCCAATAACGATGCTTTCGATTTATTCAATGGTCCCCTAACCAATTCCCAGTACAAACAATTGGAAGATGTGGGTAAATGTATCGATCTATTACTACTTAATCCCATAAGCAATGACAATAATCACATTTACTATTTTGACTTTGAAAGAAATGGAGAATTTTTGGGTCGTGTCCTTATTAAGGTCTATGCCAGTTATGCTCCTAAAATGTCCTATAATTTCCATGCTTTGTGTACTCATGAAAAGGGTGTGGGCTATCGTGGATGTAAAGTCTTCAAATGTTATCCCAATCAGAGTATTATCACGGGGGATATTGAACAGAATAATGGCTATGGAAGTCGTTCCATATACGAAGAGCCACAATTTGTTCCCGATGATACAAAAATTCCTCCATTTATTGGAGCTGTGGGCATGCGTCGTGCCAAAAAGATTTACGATTCTCAGTGCTTGGTGGGATCACAATTTCGTATAATTTTAAAGGTTAGACCTTTTAGTGCGATATTTGGTAGGGTCATCGAAGGTCTAGAAGTTGTTTGGAATATATCTCAGACTCaaatacaaaatgaaaaaaataattctgctGGTGGTAACAGTGGGGCAGGAGGAGGCGGAGGAGGGGGAAATACCAGCATTAATGTGGCCCAATGTGGGGTGTATGAATTTGTAAAACGAAATCTATCCGGAGGTTTATAA